In the Paenibacillus sp. FSL H7-0357 genome, one interval contains:
- a CDS encoding AIM24 family protein, with the protein MNVDVQDEGDSGSGQAVAFTVGENEEVHVLHPQQIIAYQGPSSGRADRLMDVKGMYRKRKLIRSDLSGPCRFVAALPPGYRIKTLQLDGKSDLLYDFRHLFFYSKGVTMQTRVLSMKNMLVTRDVIKVKFSGRGSIGILTEGTVCEAELHPFDPLYVDAGSVIAYPENAKLELTVYGNHLASQHMSYHWKMTGHGPVLFQAGRQSRRFERDNNEDGIIKRFLREALPFGGVFIK; encoded by the coding sequence ATGAACGTTGATGTCCAGGATGAAGGCGACAGCGGCAGCGGACAAGCCGTTGCCTTTACTGTTGGAGAGAACGAAGAGGTTCATGTGCTGCATCCGCAGCAGATTATTGCATATCAAGGTCCCTCTTCAGGCCGGGCGGACCGGCTGATGGATGTCAAGGGCATGTACCGCAAGCGCAAGCTGATCCGCTCGGATCTGTCCGGGCCCTGCCGGTTCGTTGCCGCACTTCCTCCCGGTTATCGGATCAAAACGCTGCAGCTCGACGGAAAAAGCGATCTGCTCTATGATTTCAGGCATCTCTTCTTCTATAGTAAAGGGGTTACGATGCAGACCCGGGTGCTCAGCATGAAGAATATGCTCGTGACACGCGATGTCATTAAGGTGAAGTTCTCCGGCAGGGGCAGCATCGGCATCTTAACTGAGGGAACGGTATGCGAAGCGGAGCTGCATCCCTTCGATCCGCTGTATGTGGATGCCGGAAGCGTCATTGCCTACCCCGAGAATGCCAAGCTTGAGCTGACCGTCTACGGCAATCATCTGGCCAGCCAGCATATGAGCTATCATTGGAAGATGACAGGCCACGGGCCCGTGCTGTTCCAAGCCGGTCGCCAGAGCCGGCGCTTTGAACGCGACAACAATGAGGACGGGATTATCAAACGGTTTCTCCGTGAGGCTCTGCCATTCGGGGGAGTATTTATTAAGTAG
- a CDS encoding potassium/proton antiporter produces MTHLADQIIMLLAVLLLVGVLSTKFSTRFGMPALVLFIAVGMVLSHFVYFNNASLTQIAGIFALVVILFEGGMQTSMKDIRPIMAPALSLATVGVLLTTAIVGVFAKFILGVPWAESLLFGAIVGSTDAAAVFSVLGGKNIDKRLTSTLEAESGSNDPMAVFLTVSLIEWIQHPDTAIWSLLLSFVWEMGIGLLLGIIIGKVAVYLINRINLDSTGLYPVMAIGFAVLTYGLTAMVHGSGLLAVYVIGLTLGNSELMYHRTIMNFNHGFAWMMQIAMFILLGLLVFPQELANIAWDGLLLSVILMVIARPAGVFISLLFAKFSFREKTLISWAGLRGAVPIVLATYPLLAGLPQGRLFFNVVFFVVLTSAVIQGTTISPLASRLKLVGREEAGQPSLMELVALGKTDSEFNHIGIQPSMPIAGMQIAELGLPDDILFTAIIRDKNIVTPHGNTVIQAGDTVYVLSPKSKRDEMRAIFRSGKGKAAQAETT; encoded by the coding sequence ATGACTCATCTTGCAGATCAGATTATTATGCTGCTGGCGGTGCTGCTGCTTGTAGGAGTGCTTTCCACAAAATTCTCTACACGGTTCGGCATGCCGGCGCTCGTATTATTTATTGCGGTGGGGATGGTACTCAGCCACTTTGTCTATTTTAACAATGCATCCCTGACCCAGATTGCCGGGATTTTTGCACTGGTCGTGATTCTGTTTGAAGGCGGGATGCAGACCAGCATGAAGGATATCCGGCCGATTATGGCGCCGGCGTTGTCCTTGGCCACGGTGGGCGTGCTGCTGACTACAGCCATAGTAGGCGTTTTCGCCAAATTCATACTGGGAGTGCCTTGGGCGGAAAGCCTGCTGTTCGGAGCGATTGTCGGTTCAACGGACGCAGCCGCCGTATTCTCTGTTCTGGGCGGCAAAAACATCGACAAAAGGTTGACCTCCACACTGGAGGCTGAGTCTGGAAGCAATGATCCGATGGCCGTATTTCTGACCGTATCGCTGATTGAATGGATTCAGCATCCCGATACTGCCATCTGGAGCCTGCTGCTGTCCTTTGTATGGGAAATGGGGATTGGCCTGCTGCTGGGGATCATTATCGGCAAGGTGGCCGTATATCTGATCAACAGAATCAACCTGGATTCCACCGGTCTGTATCCGGTAATGGCTATAGGGTTTGCCGTATTGACCTATGGCCTTACAGCCATGGTACACGGCAGCGGACTGCTTGCCGTCTATGTGATTGGCCTGACGCTGGGGAATTCCGAACTGATGTATCACCGCACCATCATGAATTTCAATCACGGCTTTGCCTGGATGATGCAGATTGCTATGTTCATTCTTCTGGGGCTGCTGGTGTTCCCGCAGGAGCTTGCAAATATCGCTTGGGACGGGCTGCTGCTATCCGTCATCCTAATGGTAATTGCCCGGCCGGCCGGGGTATTTATAAGCCTGCTCTTTGCCAAATTCTCTTTCCGGGAAAAAACACTGATTTCATGGGCTGGCCTGCGCGGCGCCGTGCCGATTGTACTGGCCACCTATCCGCTGCTGGCGGGTCTTCCGCAGGGACGGCTGTTCTTTAATGTCGTTTTCTTCGTCGTCCTTACTTCGGCTGTTATTCAGGGGACGACGATTTCACCGCTTGCTTCCAGACTGAAGCTGGTCGGGCGGGAAGAAGCGGGGCAGCCTTCCCTCATGGAGCTTGTGGCCCTTGGCAAGACGGACTCGGAATTCAATCATATTGGAATACAGCCTTCTATGCCGATTGCCGGGATGCAGATTGCAGAGCTGGGGCTGCCTGATGATATTCTCTTCACGGCGATCATACGGGATAAGAATATTGTCACTCCGCATGGCAATACCGTCATTCAGGCAGGAGATACAGTCTATGTGCTTAGTCCGAAGTCTAAACGCGACGAGATGCGGGCGATCTTCCGGAGCGGAAAAGGCAAGGCGGCTCAAGCGGAAACTACCTAG
- a CDS encoding M50 family metallopeptidase, whose product MNKWLKTLLFLAGSAFLTRLIPFSSLFRNLDTMVHEFGHALMTLLLSGSVLRIELYADHSGVTYSAIGAGAQAILVSLAGYPLASLFSLLLFYLYRRNRLQWGLMLSTAIALIMLILYVRGGFGMMWLTGFIALNLAMMFLWPKISKYYYLFLAFLTLEESVMGTLFLVSSAAFTPSRAGDAANLARLTPLPAIFWAVLFLLFSLLCAKGALGFLFKEERRNGKLGNR is encoded by the coding sequence ATGAATAAATGGCTCAAGACGCTATTGTTTCTGGCAGGTTCTGCCTTTTTGACGCGGTTAATCCCGTTCTCTTCCTTGTTCCGCAATCTGGATACGATGGTTCACGAGTTCGGCCATGCGCTCATGACCCTGCTGCTCTCGGGAAGTGTGCTGCGCATTGAGCTGTACGCCGATCACAGCGGGGTCACCTATTCGGCCATTGGTGCGGGAGCACAAGCGATACTGGTGTCGCTGGCCGGATATCCGCTGGCTTCGTTATTCTCTTTGCTGCTGTTCTATTTATATAGAAGAAACCGGCTGCAATGGGGGCTGATGCTGTCCACCGCCATAGCACTCATTATGCTGATTTTATATGTGCGGGGCGGATTCGGCATGATGTGGCTGACCGGCTTTATTGCGCTGAATCTGGCAATGATGTTTCTCTGGCCTAAGATCAGCAAATATTATTACTTGTTTCTGGCGTTTCTCACGCTTGAGGAATCCGTAATGGGTACACTTTTTCTGGTATCGTCTGCGGCATTTACACCCTCCCGTGCAGGGGATGCGGCCAATCTGGCGAGGTTGACTCCTTTGCCGGCCATCTTTTGGGCAGTGCTGTTTCTTCTATTTTCATTGCTATGCGCCAAAGGGGCACTGGGTTTCTTGTTCAAGGAAGAGCGCCGGAACGGCAAACTGGGGAATAGGTGA
- a CDS encoding Dps family protein, protein MSTQVKSQTELHAALNRQTANWTLLGVKLHHYHWYVSGSQFFTLHAKFEELYNEAAGYVDELAERLLAIGGQPASTMTQYLALSELKEAVGGESAKEMVTQLVKDFALVAEELKHSIAAAEELSDQPTADLLIGIRSSVEKSAWMLNAYLA, encoded by the coding sequence ATGAGTACACAAGTAAAGAGCCAGACTGAACTGCACGCTGCTTTGAATCGCCAAACTGCGAACTGGACCCTGCTCGGAGTGAAACTGCATCATTACCACTGGTATGTGAGCGGATCGCAATTCTTCACGCTGCATGCCAAATTCGAAGAACTGTACAATGAGGCTGCAGGTTATGTGGATGAGCTGGCTGAACGCCTGCTAGCTATCGGCGGACAACCGGCCTCTACTATGACCCAATATCTGGCCCTCTCCGAGCTCAAGGAAGCTGTCGGCGGCGAAAGCGCCAAAGAAATGGTTACCCAACTCGTAAAAGATTTTGCCCTTGTTGCAGAAGAGCTGAAGCATTCCATCGCGGCAGCAGAAGAGCTGAGCGATCAACCGACTGCTGATCTGCTGATTGGTATCAGAAGCAGTGTTGAGAAGAGCGCCTGGATGCTGAATGCCTACCTGGCATAA